The genome window ATTGACCTTCCTCTTAACGCATGTAACTGTTTTAGAAGTATGTctcaaacatttttttgtttgaacaGCTGTATCTCTTTCCAATGCCCTACTTAATTAATTGTGTTTTccctcttccccccccccccccccgctttcTCTTAAACGTTTAGTCACACTTGGCACTTACCATCTCTATCTTCACTTATCGTCACGTAGAACATTTTCTTGGTGAATAATTATCAGTTGTAACTTATTCACCCGATTGacgtttattatgtttgttttacatCTCTTTTTTATTCGTAAGTCGCAGACTGGATTGGTGAATGCGGGTGAAGGCTTTCATTTTCCGTATAGCTCTATCTGATAATGCCTCAGCAACTGTAATTGTCTTCTCAATATATCTgttattttcttaatttaattCGCCTGCTAatttacaaaattgttttttcTGTCTTAAAGGCTTAGCAGACAATTCTTTCTTTGTACCGGATCAGACCGCCCTGACAGAGAACGCGGCGACGTTGTGCGCCTCGCAAGGTGGCGCTCTGGCGAATGTGTCGAACGGCGCGGGGATGAGAGACGTCATGGATATGATAGCTGTAGACTTTCCGCACAGGATGGGCCAGATTACGTCTGATGGTGAGGACACAGTACAACCTGCATAATATTTTGACTGGTTAATGCGttttagcatttaaaaaaatcctttttttgttACGGGCACTTTTCCAAAACACTACATTAGACAATCACAGGAAAGTCGTTGCAAAAGAAtatctatttaacaaatacaagctttgttatgacattaaatttaaaaaaagcattacTATTTAATATTTCGGGCGTCCTCAGACAACAAAACAAGCTATGACACCCTCAACAAATTATTGTACGAAATGCTATGTCAAAGTCGCGTCGTACATTTCACAAATCATTTCGATAACACAATTTCTAAATGTATTACGAataatttaatgatataattgatttaaacattcagacatacttaaattttaaatctatcatttacatatacatgatACAATAATGCATTGACTCGTTTTTCGTAAATGATGCTGCTTTAAGCATTTTTACTTCTAAATTGTTCACTACCTTTCAAACAAGCGACCAACTGACAACTGTTGTGTTTTCAGTGCGTTACTATTTGTTGTTTTGGctcgtttttttaaacaatattttaactaTTAAGCAATGCAATAATTTCATTTAGttaaatttgaacatttaacGTAAGAATTCATAGAAAAGGTTCATACGATTTAGAAGATTTGCATGCGGAAATAATATTTCAACAAGAAACTTGAAAGGTCTGCATAAAACGCGCCATAATATCAAATGATGCCATAACATAATAAATTCATgtattaataacatatttttaaagtgtttatacTATGAACAATGTATGTATACTTTCTGGTCATTCGCTATTAAACGTTGCTTAAAATCCCACCTAATCGGTTTGGTTGGGTGCATGTGTGCCAAAAATCGTGTCAGCAATTTTGAACTTTGTTTGATATTCTTAAAAACCAGTATGAATTCACGTTGACATATGTCAGCCATAGGCTTGTCATTCTTGATGAAATATATTCTATAGTTTATAGCGATTTTCCGCTGAATGAAAGTTGACTGCATTAACAAGAGTCTTCTGTATTACAGTCAGTCGGATTTGCAACGTTCAGTTAGCTCTTTTATTGGTACCCATTGAAAGCGAGCTATCATGTGAATACCATTTATGTAATGCTCAGTAATGAAATATAGAACAAACATCAGGGTAATATTTCTTTATGACTTTCTCACTGCTTTGAAAAGAGACAATTTGTTTACAAGCTTGATCTTTATTTATTGTGAATGTCATGTCACACTCGCCATATTTAATCAAGACGAAGTGAAAATAAATGGCAGTACATGTTAATTTGTATAATGTAATTAATGCGTTATCCTTTTTAACCACACGATTTTGGCCTGCTCAGTCGTATTAAGCGAAGGTGACTTTCAGGAAAAACCTgaaattttagtattttaaatTCGATACCTTCATATCAAAGTCGGCCAGAGTGTGTTCAATGCCATACTtctaatagtttttttttttacataggtGATAAAATCTGCTTAGAAAAGAGAACTAACAACGATATAAAATTTAGATTAAACTATTATCACAAATTTAGGCATTGACAAAACCTGCCGACCTGTCAAGCTGTTTCAATGCAACGTATACTTTGACCCAATTCAGTTTGATATGCAAGGGTCTAATTGCAATGTACGCTGTCCTTCAGGTTTGATATGCAAGGGTCTATTTGCAAGATACGCTGTCCTTCAGGTTTGATATATAAAGGGTCTTATTGCAAGGTTCGCTGTCCTTCAGGTTTTGCGAAGGATTGCCTCAGAGCCAAGCGGGTCAACGACGACATAGACTATGATTACGACGACTGCAACAAGGAGTTTAGGTTCACTTGTCTAAGGGGTAATATTTGTGAATTAATTAAACCCCCACAAAACGatgtttaggggggtatataggagtgagcttgtctgtcggtcggtctgtcggtctgtcggccgatcggtccgtgtccgctctctaattcaagtagttttcatccgatcttcaccaaacttggtcagaagttgtatctagatgatgtctaggccaagttcgaacattggccttgccgggtcaaaaactagctcacggggtcactaagtgcgtcttaaacattcagcatggtgtctgctctctaattcaagtagttttcattcgatcttcaccacacttggtcagaagttgaatctagatgatgtgaaggtcaagttcgaacatgggccatgcagggtcaaaaaccaggtcacattttacttagtgtgttttaaacattaagcatggtgtccgctaatttttgtgaagataacatgcaaaatattctgtgtcatgtgggggtattcgtcacgtctctgacaaagctctagttagatTTGTTCTTTAGTATACTTTCtacaaaataaacacttttacatacatgtagtaaatTGAAAGTTGTCCTATGTATTGATTTTTACCTTAAAACTATAACATTTATCACACGACCCattaaaaacaagttttcttGAAATTCAGATGAAGACGCTGTCAAATCCTTTTCTGCACTCATTGTGATAAAGATGACAGGCAAAAGCGTAGTGGCTGCCGTTATTAAAGACTTCCAACAAAGTCAGGCCACAACAAagaaacaagagcagacaaccaTCCCCTCAACACCCTCAACCACAACCACAACTCCAACCACCATTACTACACCCGTTACTACAACCACAACTGTAACCATCACCACTTCCGCATCCACCGCTACTTCACCATCCACAGCAACCACCACCACCTCCGCATCCACCACTACTTCACCctccaccacaaccaccaccacctccGCATCCACCACTACTTCACCatccaccacaaccaccaccacttcCGCATCCACCACTACTTCACCATCCACAACAACTACCACCACATCACCCTCCACCACAACTACAATAGCAACCACTAGTACAGTGACAACGACAACAGCTTCAACTGCATTAGCACTGGAATCAGCTACAGACCAAGCAACACCTGAAATAAAGGAAGAAGAATTTCCGGAGTCAACTTCAACACAAATAACTCATGAATCAACTACAGAAAAAGAAGTAAAGAAACCAACTACAGACAATATTCCATCTGAATTAGCTACAGAAATAGTATCAACTGAACAACCTACAGAAATTTCAACACCTGACGTAGTCAACGAACAAGAAACAGCTGCAAACTCTGTTATTGATACAGATGAGTTTCCAATTGCAATTTACGACGACCCGAAAGAATCAGTCACTGAATCGACAACAGAAGCTACAGTGTCCGAATCCGTTGACAGCATTACGTCAATTTACAATGTAGATATACAATCTTCTTTGTCGTCAACCTCTTCAGAAGATAAAACTGCTACACAGGCTTTAACGATTCCATTAGATTCTTCACCAGCTTCTTCGTCTACTGATTCGATTATCGCTGTTTCACATATAGTGCATACTAAAAGTGAAACAGAAGTAGTTTCGATGACAGTTGATCCAGACCTTGTTGACGATACAACTACTGGTGTTAATGTATACCCATCTACCATAATTTATGATGCTGTTGATATTGACTCGGAACCTGATGTAGTTACTAAAAAAAGTAACGTTGTTGCTGCCACTCCGCGTCCGGTCGAAATGTCTACAATTAGTAATACTCACGTAGACAAGTCCTCAAAAGCAGCAACGTCTCCTGAAGCCGATATCGAGAGAGAAGATGTTGTCGTGACATTAGATACGACCACACCAGGAAGGGGCATGTACTCTTCAACAGCAATATATGACGATGGTCCCGATGTTAAACTCGACGATGATGGTGAAGAGGAAGGTGAAGATAAGGAGACCAATGAAACCAATGAAGCGGTGTTAGCTGACTCGTCATCATCGTCAAATAAATTTGGTGAGCATTGACTTATCGTTGCTTGAGATGTATGCATGGCTTTATAAATGGCGTGTGTTTTTATTATGGATATGATAGCTTTGAGATCGATTTATAACGAAAGAAGTATACCTTAAATCTTGAAAAGTAATTCTTACTTTGACCTTGTAAAAGTCTTAACAGACTGTCTTCATTGCCGGTTTATACGTCATTGTAACATGTTATAATTTCAAAACTTACTTGAATAACTATCCTGCACAGAATAAAAAGTAAAGGTTCATATTTTCTTGTCACTTCAGGTTTGGAGTCGTCTCTGTGGGTGGCGTTCAGTATTCTCGTTGTAGCAGTAATTATTTCCATTATAGTGGCAATTTATCTATATAGAAGGTAGGCACATATGAAGTTTGTAACTTTATAGCATATTGTGTGTTTAGGAATTTGGATTAATGTCagaatatgcattttgttttgacatgctcaattttaaaaaatattgcttttaCTGTATCGAATATCAATTTGTGTTTTAATGATTCGTGATTGAGTATTACATTTTAAACCACACCCTGTATTGTATTCGATTTAAAAATCGAAGTACTCTTTGAGTATAAGCCAAATGAATCATTTAAACGGGCAACATAATCGCGTGAGCCGTTGAACAAATAGTTTACGCTATGCGTCATTAAAAAGACCATAACTGCCAAGGCATATTTCTACATCGTGTTGACAACAGTGCACACTTCTGGACGTGGAAGACATACAATGCATGTTCCGTGTGATGTATGTAAGATATGAAATACCTTCGCACGCGGTAGTGTCTTATCAACGTCCCTTATCTCCCAAATCGGCTCTCTTTCCAAAAGTGTGAAATTCCTCGGgaatataaatgttaataaaatataaattcagAAAAGTTCACGTTGATTCATTACGCATGAGATAATTGTATATTAGGAATTTGCATGTTTATATATCGTCCTGTTATATATGGCGTTCACGTTCTGTTATTTTGATGATACACATCGTACAATTTGTTGAGAGCTATtctttttgagtttttttttggTTTATCTGTGCATCAGGATGTCGGAACCTATATTTAAATTGTAGATTGATATCGGGATTAAACTAAGTATTTAAAAGTCGGACTGATACGAACATACCAGCAATTTTCTAGATCTATACGCGTTTTCGACGTTATTTTTCTCTATAATTGAATTAGGTTTTACTCGCTATGCATTAAATTGCATGCGTTAGAATAAATCAAGTTGGTAAAGCGTGTGTCTAGAAATTACAACATGAATAATAAAGATGACAAGTCTTCCGAAGCTGCTGACTAGCTTGATACTGACTGGTCACACAAAGCTGCTGACTAGCTTGATACTGACTGGTCACACAAACCTGCTGACTAGCTTGATACTGATTGGTCACACAAAGCTTCTGACTAGCTTGATACTGACTGGTCACACAACGCTGCTGACTAGCTTGATACTGACTGGTCACACAACGCTGCTGGCTAGCTTGATACTGACTGGTCACACAAAGCTGCTGACTAGCTTGATACTGACTGGTCACACAAAGCTGCTGACTAGCTTGATACTGACTGGTCACACAAAGCTGCTGACTAGCTTGATACTGACTGGTCACACAACGCTGCTGACTAGCTTGATACTGACTGGTCACACAACGCTGCTGACTAGCTTGATACTGACTGGTCACACAAAGCTGTTGACTAGCTTGATACTGACTGGTCACACAACGCTGCTGACTAGCTTGATACTGACTGGTCACACAACGCTGCTGACTAGCTTGATACTGACTGGCCACACAACGCTGCTGACTAGCTTGATACTGACTGGTCACACAAAGCTGCTGACTAGCTTGATACTGACTGGTCACACAACGCTGCAGCTTGAGTCGCGCTCCTGGAaatccgggcttaatgcatgatcgTAAAGTATCGTCAaggataagcctatgcagtctacaaAGGACAATCTGAAAAAACTCTTTCCAATAGTATGATATTCTTTCTTGGAAAAAAGTTTTCTTTAAACAGAACTCTACTCAAGGAGGAAAACGGCCATGCAGATTTGCCTTTGCGGACTGCTCAGGATAGTCTGGGGCGatactttatacacatgcattaagcccggttttcccacaAACATCACACAATATAATAACCCGAGTTATTTCACATAAAGATAACTATATTTGTCTCATCAAATTGCTGAACTATGTAAATTATGTACAGCgaaaaaaattgttttccttGGATTTCATCCGAAACCTTACTTAACATCATTAAAATAGATGTAATATTTTCGTTATAACCTTATTAACAAATTAATTTACGAAATTATCGTTTAAATTCAGATGGAGAATGTCACTCATTTCATCTCTAATGCATGCTATCGCAATAGTGAATAAGCGGCGGCCATATTAGATGTCTGTGGGACCCCTGGATCAGTTGCTTAGTGTCTTGCTTGGAACATTCccacaataattataatttttcagCATCAAACTTGGcacaatttaaaaatgaattgtGCAATAATATGAAATATGCTTAAATAAGACCAATGCTTAACCATGAAAAAAGCGAAAAcaatgaaacaagcaaattccaTAACTGGTTCAAAAAGattgtcattattatttatgtGTGTAAACATTTACCTTCTGTTTTCCTAGCATCGTTTAATAATGATATGCGTTTTATAATTAAGAtgcacatatatatttaaattgtgtgaattcaatgtatatttggaAGTTTGTATAGTATATACAATTCTGTATTATGTTGATGCTCTAAACCATGGTTAATGTAAGAACATACAGCATTCCACCTTTAGCTACATTTAAGATCATAATGATTTCGcacattaatataatgtttccattaatacaaggattttttttcttcttaccAGTTATCGTCATAGCCATTAACTTGTGTGTTTTTCGTTGGATTACGCGCTTTCAGGTAAATTAGCATTAATAATCAGCAAAGAAGAATCAGTTACGTGTAGCCCTGACATTTATATTTCTCTGGATCATTAACATTCTCTCACACTCCATCCCTGCCGGTGTTATGTTTATTTCAACCCAGATTGATGGCTCTGATATATTGCTACCTTACAACATAATTATATTCACATAACTACTATCTTCAGTTTGAGTTTCACCGAGATTTCCATAAACATTGGGCGTGTTTATACCAGTTGCCTCAAAGAATAAAGAACGGAATACAAACAATTTTTGTAAAGAAAAAACAATTGTCTTTGTATAGCATTCCCCTGTATAACTACATTGCCTTAATGTGGTGTGCATTCTTTGCATCGTGACTTTGAACAATCAGATTATTTGCGTGTTCGTGTGGTCTGTTAGTTACACAACATTTTCGTAGCAGTCTGTGAaa of Dreissena polymorpha isolate Duluth1 chromosome 15, UMN_Dpol_1.0, whole genome shotgun sequence contains these proteins:
- the LOC127861097 gene encoding uncharacterized protein LOC127861097, producing the protein MENMWKFGILGLMMAINMDLINAAPFKFEQTRARWEDANDVCQSSGSLLFPGRSFQKKVLQKMLIDGESVWLYGWRAVTDPSEDGTGRVKTLKVDFAKSDKKENSIVCQRLADNSFFVPDQTALTENAATLCASQGGALANVSNGAGMRDVMDMIAVDFPHRMGQITSDGFAKDCLRAKRVNDDIDYDYDDCNKEFRFTCLRDEDAVKSFSALIVIKMTGKSVVAAVIKDFQQSQATTKKQEQTTIPSTPSTTTTTPTTITTPVTTTTTVTITTSASTATSPSTATTTTSASTTTSPSTTTTTTSASTTTSPSTTTTTTSASTTTSPSTTTTTTSPSTTTTIATTSTVTTTTASTALALESATDQATPEIKEEEFPESTSTQITHESTTEKEVKKPTTDNIPSELATEIVSTEQPTEISTPDVVNEQETAANSVIDTDEFPIAIYDDPKESVTESTTEATVSESVDSITSIYNVDIQSSLSSTSSEDKTATQALTIPLDSSPASSSTDSIIAVSHIVHTKSETEVVSMTVDPDLVDDTTTGVNVYPSTIIYDAVDIDSEPDVVTKKSNVVAATPRPVEMSTISNTHVDKSSKAATSPEADIEREDVVVTLDTTTPGRGMYSSTAIYDDGPDVKLDDDGEEEGEDKETNETNEAVLADSSSSSNKFGLESSLWVAFSILVVAVIISIIVAIYLYRRRKTQKSKDLPAVAENGSAAPAAAPEGAVELRESPIRNSPPRDSATFKDAAYDI